CGCGGTCCTCGGCGTGAGCGGCGCCGCGGGCGTGTGGGCCGTTCTGTACGTACGGCGCCGCGCCCACCTGGAAGAGCTGTACCTGATGCACGACAGCGGCATGCTCATCCGGCACTGGTCCCGCGCCACCCGGAATCCGCACGACAGCGACATCATGAGCGGCATGCTCACCGTCCTCCAGGAGTTCGTACTGGACACGTGGAAGTCGTCCCACCAGGACGAAGACGCGCCCCTGGAGCAGCTCCGCTTCGGGACGCAGCGGGTGCTCCTCGCGCGCGGCTCGCATTCCGTCCTCGCCGCCGTCGTCCGCGGCCGCTACCTGAACGGGCTCCCCAAGCGCCTGTCGGGTGCGGTCCAGGAGTTTGAGCGCTCCAACGCGGATCGTCTCGCGGACTGGAACGGGAATGTGGACGTGTTCCCTGCGGTGGATCGCATCGCGCAGGAGTTCCTCGGGAACCAGGCTCGCTATGCGATCTGAGCCGCGGGTATTCGCACATCTGACATCCAGCCGAAAAGCGTTATAAGCGGGGGCCTCGCATCGGACGGTGCGCGCCATGACCGACGATCGGATCAAACGCAAAGTTCTCCTCCTGGGGGACGGCGCCGTGGGGAAGACCTCCCTGATTCGACGTTTCGTGGTGGACAAGTTCTCGGACGACTACATCACGACGATCGGCACGAAGGTGACGAAGAAGGATCTCCGCATCGAGTCGCCGGGCAAGGCGACGGACATCACGTTCATGATTTGGGACGTCCTGGGCCAGAAGGGCTACAAGAACATCCAGGAAAGTTCCTTCCAGGGTGCCAAGGGCGCGCTCCTCGTGTACGACGTCTCGCGGCGGGACACCCTGCGCTCGATTAAGGAGTACTGGATTCCCCACCTGGTCGAGATCACGAAACCCATCCCGCTGGTGGTCGTCGGGAACAAGGTCGACCTCGTGAAGGACCGCGCGGAGGCCCGGGACCAGCTCGAGGACGCCATGGAGGAACTCCGGGTGAGCGGTTTCCTAAGTTCCGCGAAGACGGGCGAGAGCGTGGAGGCGAGCTTCGCCTGCCTCGCAAAGGCGGTCATCCTCGAGGCGGAATCCCGGGTGCGTCGCGGAGAGCGCGTCGAGGAGGACGTTCCCAACGAGCTGATTGCGGTGTGCGACCAGATCATCATGGACTCGTGCGACGCCATGGGGGGTCAGGAGGCCGCCATGCCCATCGTCCGCCAGCAGATCATGAAGGCGGGCGTCGACGCGCGCTCGCCATCCGTGGAGGGCCTCAGGCTCGCGGTTGAGTACCTCGCGGAGGCGGAGAGCGGCTTCCGGAACGCCGAGGATGTGGAGGCGAGCAAGCTCAAGCGCCTCGGCTGGATCAAGGCCATCGCGTAGTCACAGCTCGCGGACCATGTAAGGCCGCTCCAGGCGGTACCCCCGGGACCGGTAGTAGCCGCGGACCCCCACGCCCGCCGTGACCCGCATGCGTTGCACGTGGAACTCGTCCCTCGCGAGGGATTCGGCCTCCTCCATGAGTTGGCGGCCCATTCCGCGGTGCTGCCAGCGCGGGCCGGGCGGCTCGCGCAGCGGCACAAGCTGGCCGAAAACCTTGAGCTCGCGGACCGTGCCGCCAGTCGCGTCGATCCGCAGACGGAGATAGGCCACGAGCACTTCGGCAGCGGGATCCTCGAGGCTCAGGAAGACCTCATGGCCTCCCGAGGACTCGTAGTCTTCGCGCAGGCGGGTGATCGCCTCGGGCCGGGGTTCCACTCCCCGGAACCCCACCTCGCGGCATCGCACGCAGCGGCATGCCTTCCCCTCCGCTCGGAGCCGCTCGCGCGCGAGCACGCGGAGATCCCCCTTGGTCGGGCCGCCCTCGATGTGCGGCGCGCCGATCTCCCGCTGGACGCGCTGGATGCGGCACCACCTGGGGACAAGGGCCTTCACGCGGGCCACGAGCTCCACGGCCTCCTCGAGAGAGAGCGGGCGGTAGAGCCCGTGCTCCCACATCCCGTGCAACGCGGTGCCCGCGAGGACGAGCGTGGGATAGATCTTGAGGAAATCGGGGCGGTAGGCGGGGTCTTCGAACAGCCCGCGGAACGACTCCAGGTCGCGGCCGGGATCCGACCCCGGGAGGCCGGGCATCATGTGCACGCCCACCTTGAGCCCGGCGGCCTTGGCCCGGAGGAGCGCCTCCCGGCTCTGCGCGTCCGTGTGGCCCCGGTGGACCCTGGCTAGGATGTCGTCGTGCGTCGACTGCAACCCGAGCTCGACGCGGGTCGTCCCGAGGCTCAGGGCATGCTCGACCTCGGGACCTAGGAACCAGTCCGGCTTGGTTTCGATCGTGAGCCCGATGCACCGGGCGTCCGCCGTCTCGTTGGCCGTCTGCGCCTCCTCCAGGCTCGGGGAGACGATGCCGTTCATCCCGTCCAGGCAGCCCTTGACGAACCACTCCTTGTACCCCTCCTCCAGGGACGTGAAGGTGCCTCCCAGCACGATGAGGTCCACCTTGTCCGTGCGGTGGCCGATCTCGCGAAGGGCGCGGAGGCGGGCCTGGGTCTGGGCGAACGGGTCGTACCGATGCTCGGCGGCACGCTTCGCCGCG
This is a stretch of genomic DNA from Thermoplasmata archaeon. It encodes these proteins:
- a CDS encoding Rab family GTPase, which encodes MTDDRIKRKVLLLGDGAVGKTSLIRRFVVDKFSDDYITTIGTKVTKKDLRIESPGKATDITFMIWDVLGQKGYKNIQESSFQGAKGALLVYDVSRRDTLRSIKEYWIPHLVEITKPIPLVVVGNKVDLVKDRAEARDQLEDAMEELRVSGFLSSAKTGESVEASFACLAKAVILEAESRVRRGERVEEDVPNELIAVCDQIIMDSCDAMGGQEAAMPIVRQQIMKAGVDARSPSVEGLRLAVEYLAEAESGFRNAEDVEASKLKRLGWIKAIA
- a CDS encoding tRNA uridine(34) 5-carboxymethylaminomethyl modification radical SAM/GNAT enzyme Elp3 codes for the protein MTLAVPAAESAFVDELLESLRTNPPASKDRLQERKVRLARSHGLRGIPSDARVLALLPESERPQFEDLLRIKPARTASGVAVVTVMTAPHACPHGVCVYCPGGPRFHTPQSYTGTEPAAKRAAEHRYDPFAQTQARLRALREIGHRTDKVDLIVLGGTFTSLEEGYKEWFVKGCLDGMNGIVSPSLEEAQTANETADARCIGLTIETKPDWFLGPEVEHALSLGTTRVELGLQSTHDDILARVHRGHTDAQSREALLRAKAAGLKVGVHMMPGLPGSDPGRDLESFRGLFEDPAYRPDFLKIYPTLVLAGTALHGMWEHGLYRPLSLEEAVELVARVKALVPRWCRIQRVQREIGAPHIEGGPTKGDLRVLARERLRAEGKACRCVRCREVGFRGVEPRPEAITRLREDYESSGGHEVFLSLEDPAAEVLVAYLRLRIDATGGTVRELKVFGQLVPLREPPGPRWQHRGMGRQLMEEAESLARDEFHVQRMRVTAGVGVRGYYRSRGYRLERPYMVREL